From Halomicrobium salinisoli, the proteins below share one genomic window:
- a CDS encoding TetR/AcrR family transcriptional regulator, with product MADEIPFLGEPSDSREAIMHATYAALTKHGYAGLSIQRIADEADLSKSTFYHHFDDKDDLLRAFVDFVLEAFGQALSARTSDDPVEALWTYVDLLLASDEIDVLDIDLSDDLLESYVELRAQAVHDDELKERFARRDEAIREQLADVVREGIDRGAFREVDAEAAATFILTVNGGHLIHRTTSAQDDTDVVRSQLEAYVRGHLLVDGDGEGHS from the coding sequence ATGGCTGACGAGATCCCGTTTCTGGGGGAGCCGTCGGACTCCCGCGAGGCGATCATGCACGCCACCTACGCGGCGCTGACGAAGCACGGCTACGCGGGGCTGTCCATCCAGCGCATCGCCGACGAGGCAGACCTGAGCAAGTCCACGTTCTACCACCACTTCGACGACAAGGACGACCTGCTCCGGGCGTTCGTGGACTTCGTCCTCGAGGCGTTCGGCCAGGCGCTCTCCGCGCGGACCAGCGACGATCCGGTGGAGGCGCTGTGGACCTACGTGGACCTGCTGCTGGCGTCCGACGAGATCGACGTCCTCGACATCGACCTCAGCGACGACCTGCTCGAGAGCTACGTGGAGCTGCGCGCGCAGGCGGTCCACGACGACGAGCTCAAAGAGCGGTTCGCCCGCCGGGACGAGGCCATCAGGGAGCAGCTCGCCGACGTCGTCCGCGAGGGGATCGACCGCGGCGCCTTCAGGGAGGTCGACGCCGAGGCCGCCGCGACGTTCATCCTGACGGTCAACGGCGGCCACCTGATCCACCGGACGACCAGCGCCCAGGACGACACCGACGTGGTCAGATCTCAGCTCGAGGCCTACGTCCGCGGGCACCTGCTGGTCGACGGCGACGGCGAGGGTCACAGTTAA
- a CDS encoding COG1361 S-layer family protein translates to MRGRTLLVVALVAALLVPTTALAAVVGSPDIDAQFSDSTVSPGQETTLEATLVNSGTLESAGSGQGASALNERVQTARGLTVALNNRSAPIDVLTGRQAVGSLGTAEPRSVPFRVSVPEDAEPGTYDVAVNLDYEYTDYISEGDGTQQETDADETVTLSVTVERTPQLTVRNVDSNVRVGGTGTVELTVENTGDRAASDATLTLASPSQDVAFGQSASAERYVESLEPGETRELTYRVTAASTADSEPYAFTLSGEHERANGQTENISPVSVGIQPRAEQQFAVVETDSDVAVGDRGTYNLTLRNDGPATANDATVRLTSQNADVTLGEAESGSRYVGEWATGETRTVSFDLTAAENAQRQEYALSAAVDYEDDAGNAGSVEGISVGVRPAPEQSFAVRNVSSTLSVGDDGRLTGELVNTGDRPVDDVVLQWSGEQQNVNPTETEYAVGSLDAGEAAEFDFGVEISEGAEAGPRQFSLTAEYDDADGDQRSSDSLNLRREVAPDTDEFDVAIQSADLTPGSSSTIEVRIENADDETLTDISAKMFANDPITTNDDEAFIEELAPGESRNVTFGVSAGQGALAKTYPLSMDFQYQESDGDTVTSDTYNVPVQVQSDDGGSGSSLIAVGIAALVGVLAIGGYLRFR, encoded by the coding sequence ATGAGGGGACGGACGCTGCTGGTCGTCGCGCTCGTCGCGGCCCTGCTCGTCCCGACGACGGCCCTCGCCGCGGTGGTCGGGAGTCCGGACATCGACGCCCAGTTCTCCGACAGCACCGTCTCGCCGGGCCAGGAGACGACCCTCGAGGCCACGCTGGTCAACAGCGGGACCCTCGAGAGCGCGGGCAGCGGCCAGGGCGCGTCGGCCCTCAACGAGCGGGTCCAGACGGCCCGCGGGCTGACTGTGGCGCTGAACAACCGGTCTGCTCCGATCGACGTGCTGACGGGCCGACAGGCAGTCGGATCGCTGGGGACCGCCGAGCCGCGGTCGGTTCCCTTCCGCGTCTCCGTGCCCGAGGACGCCGAACCGGGCACCTACGACGTGGCCGTCAACCTCGACTACGAGTACACCGACTACATCTCAGAGGGCGACGGCACCCAGCAGGAGACCGACGCCGACGAGACGGTCACGCTGTCGGTGACCGTCGAGCGCACCCCGCAGCTGACGGTCAGAAACGTCGACTCGAACGTCCGGGTGGGCGGCACCGGGACGGTCGAACTGACCGTCGAGAACACCGGCGACCGGGCGGCCAGCGACGCGACGCTCACGCTGGCCTCCCCGAGCCAGGACGTCGCCTTCGGCCAGTCCGCGTCGGCCGAGCGTTACGTCGAATCGCTGGAACCCGGTGAGACCCGCGAGCTGACCTACCGCGTGACGGCCGCCAGCACGGCCGACTCCGAGCCCTACGCCTTCACGCTCTCGGGCGAGCACGAGCGGGCCAACGGCCAGACGGAGAATATCTCCCCGGTGTCCGTCGGTATCCAGCCGCGGGCCGAGCAGCAGTTCGCCGTTGTAGAGACCGACAGCGACGTCGCCGTCGGCGACCGGGGCACGTACAACCTGACGCTCCGCAACGACGGCCCCGCGACGGCCAACGACGCGACGGTGCGGCTGACCTCGCAGAACGCCGACGTGACGCTGGGCGAGGCCGAGTCCGGGAGCCGCTACGTCGGCGAGTGGGCGACCGGCGAGACCCGGACGGTCAGCTTCGACCTGACGGCCGCCGAGAACGCGCAGCGCCAGGAGTACGCGCTGAGCGCCGCCGTCGACTACGAGGACGACGCCGGCAACGCCGGTTCGGTCGAGGGGATCTCGGTCGGCGTCCGGCCCGCGCCCGAGCAGTCCTTCGCGGTCCGAAACGTCTCCAGTACGCTCTCGGTCGGTGACGACGGCCGGCTGACCGGGGAACTGGTCAACACCGGCGACCGGCCGGTCGACGACGTCGTCCTCCAGTGGTCCGGCGAACAGCAGAACGTCAACCCCACGGAGACGGAGTACGCCGTCGGGTCGCTCGACGCCGGCGAGGCGGCCGAGTTCGACTTCGGCGTCGAGATCAGCGAGGGGGCCGAGGCCGGCCCGCGACAGTTCTCGCTGACCGCCGAGTACGACGACGCAGACGGCGATCAGCGGTCCAGCGACTCGCTGAACCTCCGCCGGGAAGTCGCGCCCGACACCGACGAGTTCGACGTCGCGATCCAGTCGGCCGATCTCACGCCCGGCTCCTCGTCGACCATCGAGGTGCGGATCGAGAACGCCGACGACGAGACGCTGACGGACATCTCCGCCAAGATGTTCGCCAACGATCCCATCACGACGAACGACGACGAGGCGTTCATCGAGGAACTGGCGCCCGGCGAGTCCCGCAACGTCACCTTCGGCGTCAGCGCCGGACAGGGCGCCCTGGCCAAGACCTACCCCCTGTCGATGGACTTCCAGTACCAGGAGTCCGACGGCGACACGGTGACCTCGGACACGTACAACGTGCCCGTGCAGGTCCAGTCCGACGACGGCGGTAGCGGCTCCTCGCTGATCGCCGTCGGCATCGCGGCGCTCGTGGGCGTCCTCGCCATCGGCGGCTACCTCCGCTTCCGCTGA
- a CDS encoding response regulator, whose protein sequence is MGESSATVLVVDDEREVADVYALRLGDEYETETAYGGEEALASIDEDVDVVLLDRRMPDLSGDDVLDEIRERGLDCRVIMITAVDPDFDIIDMPFDDYICKPIEKEDLVAAIEQQLAAQRYDDRLSAYLKVTSKLALLEAEKTPQALEDSAEVADLRTRVAELRAEVDAALAEFDDIDAAFKEIGRHPN, encoded by the coding sequence GTGGGAGAGTCTAGTGCGACGGTGCTCGTCGTCGACGACGAGCGGGAAGTGGCGGACGTGTACGCCCTGCGGCTGGGCGACGAGTACGAGACCGAGACCGCCTACGGCGGCGAGGAGGCCCTGGCGTCGATCGACGAGGACGTCGACGTCGTCCTGCTCGACCGCCGGATGCCGGACCTCTCGGGCGACGACGTCCTCGACGAGATCCGCGAGCGCGGCCTGGACTGTCGGGTGATCATGATCACCGCCGTCGATCCGGACTTCGACATCATCGACATGCCGTTCGACGACTACATCTGCAAGCCGATCGAGAAGGAGGACCTCGTGGCGGCCATCGAGCAGCAACTGGCCGCCCAGCGGTACGACGACCGGCTCTCGGCGTACCTGAAGGTGACCTCGAAACTGGCGCTGCTGGAGGCCGAGAAGACGCCGCAGGCCCTGGAAGACAGCGCGGAGGTCGCCGACCTTCGGACCCGCGTCGCGGAGCTGCGGGCCGAGGTCGACGCCGCGCTCGCCGAGTTCGACGACATCGACGCGGCGTTCAAGGAGATCGGACGCCACCCGAACTGA
- a CDS encoding efflux RND transporter permease subunit: protein MEYQRYVDWVDDRIVHDSRRVILAFLVLTLVFAGGLGATSTEAGTQQFAQGIPENEALESINDEFSPTFTTDTGSTQLLQSGTNVLSRDAMLRMLRTQERLDDNEELRVTSTGSAAAVVAQRIDPEATTIEQQIDAIEHSTRTERKEAIRAAYDENPQFQSLVGVDFNRQSASTSATLGTVTHEVPEGLSGGAGQGGGSPLAPVQERADFTVQRGGGGSIETFGSAMIGTESQNLIMDSLLLVVPAAVILILTFLLFAYRDLADLVLGVVSLVMAIVWTFGFTGYAGIPFSIMLVAVPPMLLAVGIDFGIHSINRYREERVKGASVEGAMRITTDQLLVAFFIVAGTTVIGFLSNYASPLGPIQEFGLTAAAGIVFTFLIFGVFLPAAKVELDRLGERYPIPQFSQSPLGSEGSALGSVLRTGVVIADRAPALFLVGIVVLTASAGAYGAGVDTSFEDEDFLPPEDIPVYLEELPEPFAPSEYETREQLNFLEDNFESTQSSSATVYVEGHLTRDDALEEIYRAGDSPPDTFVEEDGRAEATSIVTIIRSQAERDPEFERMVDRNDRNDNGVPDDNLREIYDYLLDSSAGDRASDYITEDYRSTRVVYTVESDAGQGEVYDDTWSVAEDMRMTATATGALVVFAVIEDLIFESAVVSLAVALGATALFLVVIYRLLEGYATLGVANVFAVVVTVAMIPATMRLLNIPFNAITAMLLAITIGLGVDYSVHVTHRFADERAEHDLMTALDRTVRGTGGALFGSMLTTTAGLGVLAIAISVPLQQFGILTAISVALAFLSSLLVLPPTLVVWDALIHGDRSFASLFGVGRQRPAAANGAGYEGADTDQSPGLDEVRPADVGELDGTNDESADAATDDEPDGDDAGLDDEPDGRE, encoded by the coding sequence ATGGAGTACCAGCGCTACGTCGACTGGGTCGACGACCGGATCGTCCACGACTCCCGGCGAGTCATACTGGCGTTTCTGGTCCTGACGCTGGTCTTCGCCGGCGGGCTTGGCGCGACCTCGACCGAGGCGGGCACCCAGCAGTTCGCCCAGGGCATCCCGGAGAACGAGGCGCTGGAGTCGATCAACGACGAGTTCTCGCCGACGTTCACGACCGACACCGGCAGCACCCAGCTGCTCCAGAGCGGCACCAACGTCCTCTCGCGGGACGCGATGCTGCGGATGTTGCGGACCCAGGAGCGGCTGGACGACAACGAGGAACTGCGGGTCACGTCGACCGGCAGCGCGGCCGCCGTCGTCGCCCAGCGGATCGACCCCGAGGCGACCACCATAGAGCAACAGATCGACGCCATCGAGCACTCGACGCGGACGGAACGGAAGGAGGCGATCCGCGCGGCCTACGACGAGAACCCGCAGTTCCAGAGCCTGGTCGGCGTCGACTTCAACCGGCAGTCGGCGTCGACGTCGGCGACGCTGGGCACGGTCACCCACGAGGTGCCCGAGGGGCTCTCCGGCGGTGCCGGCCAGGGCGGCGGCAGCCCGCTGGCACCGGTCCAGGAGCGGGCCGACTTCACCGTCCAGCGGGGCGGCGGCGGGAGCATCGAGACCTTCGGGAGCGCGATGATCGGAACCGAGTCCCAGAACCTCATCATGGACTCGCTGCTGCTGGTGGTCCCCGCGGCCGTCATCCTGATCCTGACCTTCCTGCTGTTCGCCTACCGCGACCTGGCGGACCTCGTGCTCGGCGTCGTCTCGCTGGTGATGGCGATCGTCTGGACCTTCGGGTTCACCGGGTACGCCGGCATCCCGTTCTCGATCATGCTCGTGGCGGTGCCGCCGATGCTGCTGGCGGTGGGCATCGACTTCGGCATCCACTCGATCAACCGCTACCGCGAGGAGCGGGTCAAGGGCGCCTCCGTCGAGGGAGCGATGCGGATCACCACCGACCAGCTCCTGGTGGCCTTCTTCATCGTCGCGGGGACGACCGTCATCGGGTTCCTGTCGAACTACGCCAGCCCGCTGGGGCCGATCCAGGAGTTCGGCCTCACGGCCGCGGCCGGCATCGTGTTCACGTTCCTCATCTTCGGGGTCTTCCTCCCGGCGGCGAAGGTCGAACTGGACCGGCTCGGCGAGCGGTACCCGATCCCGCAGTTCAGCCAGTCGCCGCTGGGCTCGGAGGGGTCCGCGCTCGGGTCGGTGCTGCGCACCGGCGTCGTCATCGCCGATCGAGCCCCCGCCCTGTTCCTGGTGGGCATCGTCGTCCTGACAGCCAGTGCGGGCGCGTACGGGGCCGGCGTCGACACCAGCTTCGAGGACGAGGACTTCCTCCCGCCCGAGGACATCCCGGTCTATCTGGAGGAGCTGCCCGAGCCGTTCGCCCCCAGCGAGTACGAGACGCGCGAGCAGCTGAACTTCCTCGAGGACAACTTCGAGAGCACGCAGAGCAGTTCGGCGACGGTGTACGTCGAGGGCCACCTCACCCGGGACGACGCCCTCGAGGAGATCTACCGCGCCGGCGACAGCCCGCCCGACACGTTCGTCGAGGAGGACGGCCGCGCCGAGGCCACCTCCATCGTGACGATCATCCGGAGCCAGGCCGAGCGGGACCCCGAGTTCGAACGCATGGTCGATCGCAACGACCGCAACGACAACGGGGTGCCCGACGACAACCTACGGGAGATCTACGACTACCTGCTGGACTCGTCGGCCGGCGACCGGGCGAGCGACTACATCACGGAGGACTACCGGAGCACGCGGGTCGTCTACACCGTCGAGTCCGATGCGGGCCAGGGCGAGGTCTACGACGACACCTGGTCGGTGGCCGAGGACATGCGGATGACCGCGACGGCGACGGGGGCCCTCGTCGTGTTCGCCGTCATCGAGGACCTGATCTTCGAGTCGGCGGTCGTGAGCCTGGCGGTCGCGCTGGGCGCGACCGCACTGTTCCTGGTGGTCATCTACCGCCTGCTGGAGGGGTACGCGACGCTCGGCGTCGCCAACGTGTTCGCGGTCGTCGTCACCGTGGCCATGATCCCGGCGACGATGCGGCTGCTGAACATCCCCTTCAACGCCATCACCGCAATGTTGCTGGCGATCACGATCGGGCTGGGCGTGGACTACTCCGTCCACGTCACCCACCGTTTCGCCGACGAGCGCGCCGAGCACGACCTGATGACGGCGCTCGACCGGACAGTCCGGGGCACCGGGGGCGCGCTGTTCGGCAGCATGCTCACGACGACGGCGGGACTGGGCGTCCTCGCCATCGCCATCTCCGTCCCGCTGCAGCAGTTCGGGATCCTGACCGCCATCTCCGTGGCGCTGGCCTTCCTCTCGTCGCTGCTGGTGTTGCCGCCGACGCTCGTGGTCTGGGACGCGCTGATCCACGGTGACCGCTCGTTCGCCTCGCTGTTCGGCGTCGGACGGCAGCGACCCGCCGCCGCCAACGGTGCCGGATACGAGGGCGCCGATACCGACCAGTCGCCCGGACTCGACGAGGTCCGCCCCGCCGACGTCGGCGAACTGGACGGGACGAACGACGAATCAGCCGACGCCGCAACCGACGACGAACCGGACGGGGACGACGCGGGGCTGGACGACGAACCGGACGGCCGGGAGTAA
- a CDS encoding NAD(+)/NADH kinase, which yields MNVGIVAQRDNRRATSLAARLAERLRALEAGVVFDETTAAALAADDGRWPDGDSPPATGVTVDAMADCDLVVSIGGDGTFLYAARGAGSTPIMGVNLGEVGFLNAVAPDDAVESVVAEVEHVRETGSARTREMPRLRAEGDGWALSTAINEVVVHGPRRGHGGGAGFEVRVDGSLYTSGSADGVLVATPTGSTAYNLSEGGPLVHPSVDALVVTEMAGEESMPPLVIDDDSEVTVRIEEAAEGVVVSDGRIRRAVEPPERVRLARADDPVRIAGPGRDFFAALGKLA from the coding sequence ATGAACGTCGGGATCGTCGCCCAGCGGGACAACCGTCGCGCCACCTCGCTCGCGGCCAGGCTGGCCGAGCGGCTCCGGGCACTGGAGGCCGGCGTCGTGTTCGACGAGACGACCGCGGCCGCGCTCGCAGCCGACGACGGCCGGTGGCCGGACGGGGACAGCCCCCCGGCGACGGGCGTGACCGTCGACGCGATGGCCGACTGCGATCTGGTGGTGAGCATCGGCGGCGACGGGACCTTCCTCTACGCCGCGCGCGGCGCGGGCTCGACGCCGATCATGGGCGTCAACCTCGGCGAGGTCGGGTTCCTGAACGCCGTCGCGCCCGACGACGCGGTCGAGAGCGTCGTCGCCGAGGTCGAGCACGTCCGCGAGACCGGCTCGGCCAGGACCCGGGAGATGCCGCGGCTGCGCGCCGAGGGCGACGGCTGGGCGCTCTCGACGGCGATCAACGAGGTCGTCGTCCACGGCCCGCGGCGGGGCCACGGGGGCGGCGCGGGCTTCGAGGTCCGCGTCGACGGGTCGCTGTACACCAGCGGGTCCGCGGACGGCGTTCTGGTGGCGACGCCGACCGGCTCGACGGCCTACAACCTCAGCGAGGGCGGGCCGCTGGTCCACCCGTCGGTCGACGCGCTGGTCGTGACTGAGATGGCCGGCGAGGAGTCGATGCCACCGCTCGTGATCGACGACGACAGCGAGGTGACGGTCAGGATCGAGGAGGCGGCCGAGGGGGTCGTCGTCAGCGACGGGCGCATCCGGCGGGCGGTCGAGCCGCCGGAGCGCGTCCGGCTCGCGCGCGCCGACGATCCGGTGCGGATCGCCGGGCCGGGACGTGACTTCTTCGCGGCGCTGGGAAAGCTCGCCTAG
- a CDS encoding KaiC domain-containing protein, producing the protein MSEDETDGDWFESAVGSEASGDGADQGASDDERPEDDGTSGEEGQDSPFEDGSDGTSDDGKYDSPFEGEEDAASSDGTDSPFEGGDASLGDVEGGAAFDPDDGGSPFGGDDESLFEEDFTDAFASAGGAGGSEFEDEDFESAIPRIDLGIEGLDGMIQGGVPERHLMVAIGSAGTGKTTFGLQFLHHGLERGESCVFITLEQTREAIMATAKDRDWAFDRYAEEDRLAVIDLDPVEMANSLDNIRDELPGLIAEFSADRLVLDSVSLLEMMYDDQAERRTEVYDFTRSLKKAGVTTMLTSEASEDNPYASRHGIIEYLTDAVFVLQYVRSNTQETRLAVEIMKIRDANHSRETNPYEITMDGIDVYRHADIL; encoded by the coding sequence ATGAGCGAGGACGAGACCGACGGGGACTGGTTCGAGAGCGCCGTGGGCAGCGAGGCGTCCGGCGACGGGGCGGACCAGGGCGCGAGCGACGACGAGCGCCCGGAGGACGACGGCACGTCCGGCGAGGAGGGACAGGACTCGCCGTTCGAGGACGGCAGCGACGGCACGTCCGACGACGGGAAGTACGACTCGCCGTTCGAGGGCGAGGAGGACGCCGCGTCGTCCGACGGGACCGACTCGCCGTTCGAGGGCGGCGACGCGTCGTTGGGAGACGTCGAGGGCGGCGCCGCGTTCGACCCCGACGACGGCGGGTCCCCGTTCGGGGGCGACGACGAGTCCCTGTTCGAGGAGGACTTCACGGACGCGTTCGCGTCGGCCGGTGGGGCCGGCGGGTCGGAGTTCGAGGACGAGGACTTCGAGTCGGCCATCCCGCGGATCGACCTCGGCATCGAGGGGCTCGACGGGATGATCCAGGGCGGGGTCCCGGAGCGACACCTGATGGTGGCCATCGGGTCGGCCGGGACGGGCAAGACGACCTTCGGGCTCCAGTTCCTCCACCACGGGCTCGAACGAGGCGAGAGCTGCGTGTTCATCACCCTGGAGCAGACCCGCGAGGCGATCATGGCCACGGCGAAGGACCGCGACTGGGCGTTCGACCGCTACGCGGAGGAGGACCGCCTCGCCGTGATCGACCTCGACCCGGTCGAGATGGCCAACAGCCTCGACAACATCCGGGACGAACTGCCGGGGCTGATCGCCGAGTTCAGCGCCGACCGCCTCGTGCTCGACTCGGTCTCGCTGCTGGAGATGATGTACGACGACCAGGCCGAGCGCCGGACCGAGGTGTACGACTTCACCCGATCGCTGAAGAAGGCCGGCGTCACGACCATGCTCACCTCCGAGGCCAGCGAGGACAACCCCTACGCCTCCCGGCACGGCATCATCGAGTACCTCACCGACGCCGTGTTCGTCCTCCAGTACGTCCGCTCGAACACGCAGGAGACGCGGCTGGCCGTCGAGATCATGAAGATCCGCGACGCCAACCACTCCCGGGAGACCAACCCCTACGAGATTACGATGGACGGCATCGACGTCTACCGGCATGCGGACATCCTCTGA